DNA from Exiguobacterium acetylicum:
ATTAGCAATAGCATTAGTGCTAGCTATATATTAAATAAAAAAAGGAAAGGTCTACGCCTCTCCTTTTTTATCCATACGTTCTAATAAGAAATAGTATATTTGTTGCTGCAGTATGAATTGCAAACTCGCAACGCCTTATATCAACTTCACTAATAACTGATCCCTGCCCATGTCCAACCGTATTTCTTAAACTTGCTAAAGATTGAAGAGAATTTGAAAGACCAATCAAAGCATTTTTTTGGTACGACTCAACGGCAATATTTCGAGTCAATGTTTCGATTAAGTCAGAAGCAACTGCTTTTTGTAAATCGACTTTTCGAGGTTCTACATCAGGCTTTCTTTTGGATATCGGAATGAATTTTATAGGCTGCCATTTATTCTTTCCGATAATAATCTTCAAAGTACTTTCAAATGCTTTATTTGCATTGATAATTGCATTTTTAAATTGACTTTCCTTAAAATCTGAAAAGGCTTGTAATAGTTCTTCATTTGCTCCTTCATATTCAACTTGAGACAGATATTGCAAAGACGGCTTCACGATTTCAGCATGCATTAATTCGTTGTCCTTAGAAATTAACACTCCATTAATAAGTTCATATCCGATACCATTATTTCGAAATACCTTATTGAATGCGTTGTTGATATTATCAGATTCTCTTTTAGAGAAAAATCGAGAAATATATCTAGAGATTAATTCAATAAGATCGAGCGTTACTAAGTATTCTGATTTTGAAGCTTTAATCAACAAGAAAAAAACCTTACTTTCAGGTTCAGATAATCTTGCTTCTTTGAACAATTCTCTAAATGGCATATTGATGATATTCGAATCATCTATAACACCATATTTAAAAATTATCTCGTTTAAAATCCCTTGAAACATGGCTCTCGTATCAAAAAGTCGATATGGTACAAATTTTTGTACTGAATGATAAATTTGAACTTTTGCTTTCTCTGAAATATCGTCATAAATATACACATCGTGAAAAGTAGGGTTTAATCTTTCAGAAAAGAGCTCTGTTTCATACAAATCAATTGTCATAGATACCCCTCTTTCTTAAATAACTCTCTTAAAGCTAAATTTACGGTTGCAGATTTCACACCACGTTGACCTCTTTGTTGAAGACTATTCAAAACTTTTGATAAATCTTCTTCTATATAAAAACCTGTATACACTGTATTACTTCTTTTAGCGTTCAGAATTTCTTTAAGGGCACTATTGTTCACATTTTCACTATTGTTATTGCTAGCGTTATTGAAAGGATCTTTAGCAACTTCATCGAAACCTTTTAGTCTTCTTTCTTTATTACTCATTTCATAGTCTCCTTATCCAAGCTTCAATTCTTTTAATAATTCACTGTATATTTTTGCTCCTTTAGAAGTAGGAGCTGCTAGTGACAATGGTCTTTGATCAAAACCAACACTAGATGCAAATTCAATTGTTGTCGGAATAAACGTTTTAGTTACCTTGATTTTCGAGTTCATAGCATAGTCCTGTAGAAGTTCCATAATCCCTCTATGTAAAAGTGTTCTTTGATTTACTAGTGTAGGGACAATCGCTCGCACACGTAACTCAGGATTCATTTGACTCTTAAAATCATTTACTATCTTCAATGTCTTCTGTAATGATCTCATAGCATACTTTTCAGGTTGAAATGGAATAATCATGTCCTGGCATGCCACTAAAATATTCCCTTGTATTAACCCAAAACTTGTTGGTGTATCGATTAATACATAATCGTAATCCATCTTAACTTTTTCAATCACTTCTTTAAGTAATGAAAATCGCTTTTGTGTAGGAAATTGTCTTGCATCTAATAACACATCAAACTCAAATGAGAGCATATCATCATTCGTAACTAAAAGGTCGATGTTCTTATCAACACTGACTAACGCCTTTTTAGGATCCGCATTTTTGATGAGTGCATCGTATAAAGAGAATTCTACATCTTCTTCTAACAGATCCGGGTTTTGGCCAAACGTTACGGCCACATCTGATTGTATGTCCATATCAACAATCAAGACTTTCTTATCGATTAATGAGAGTTGACCAGCAAGGTTTGTTGTCATAGAGGTTTTCAATACCCCACCCTTATTACTTATGACTGCAATTACTTCTCCAGGCATCATTACACCTCATACTTCCTCAGCTTTTTTTTGGCGGTACTTATAGAACGTAGGTGGTTTCAGTGGCAAGACATTACAAATATCCTTCACAGTCATTCCTGCTTCAAACATCATGTTAGCCTTATCAATGACCGATTGATCAATCGGCTTTCTACCACCGACTCTACCCCTACTTCTTGCTGCAGCTAATCCTGCTTTAGTCCGCTCAATTGTTAATTCCCTCTCCATTTCTGCGAGACCTGCCATAATCGTGAAATACAGTTTACCAGCTGGTGTATTGGTATCAACACCTAAAGTAAGTATTTTAAGTCCTACACCGTTTTCTTCTAACCACTCTGATAGCTCGAGTAACTTTTTAGTTTGACGACCTAACCGATCTAGCTTCCAAACGACTAGTGTATCTCCGGGACGTAAATAATTTAAACAAGCTTCAAACGCTGGGCGCTCTTTTACTGAGCTCCTCTTTTCTTCAAAAATCTTTTCACAACCAACTGCTTCGACTGCATCAAGTTGTAACTCTAAATTTTGTTCGATGGTCGATACTCTGACATATCCAATGTTCGCCATCCAGACACCTCCTGTTTTTTTGTTTGCTCGAGCAAACAATGATCCCGTCTCGAGGGTTTTTTATATTAAACGTTAAATCTTCTTCATAAATAGATATTGATTAATATACGAGAAAATATAAAGAATTCCTGCTAATTATACTAAATTTATCGATGTATTGGTTTTTTATATTAAACGACCGTTTTATATAAAGAGTACATTAAAATTTTCCTCAAAATACTTATTACCAAAATGTAGTATAATTATTTTTGTAATTCAAATTATTTCAAGGAGTGACTTATATGACCAAAAAATCCACTAAGATTGAATCGAGTCTAGTTTCTCAAGATCCAAACGTACCTAAACCGCGATTAAGTAAACTAAGTATTAAAAACTTCAGATGTATTGGCAATGATCCTGTGGAGATTGAATTAGATGATATTGTAGTTTTAGTTGGTTCAAACAATGCAGGGAAAAGTACTATTTTAAAAGCATATGAACTTGCTATGTCTCAAGGATCTAACGCTAGCAAGTTAACAATCAAAGATTTTCCTAATGAAAAGGTAGATTCAGAAAGACTTCCTGAAATCGAAATTCATACAATCGTTTATGATAATAGCCCTGGCGATAGATGGATTCATGTAGACAAAGTGTCTAATGAAAAATTAGTTAAAGAAAAATGGACTTGGCATGAAGTAGGAGCACCCGTTAGACGAGGCTTTGACGTAACACTAAATACTTGGTCTGATAATGTACCATGGGGTGCACCAAACGTAGCAAATTCTTACAGACCTCAGCCTCATTTAGTCGAGGCATTTGAAGACCCTGAAAAACAATCAAAAGAAATAACTCAGTTACTATCTTCAATAATAAATGAACGTGTAAAAAGTGTAGTCTCCAAAGATGATAATTCAGATTACGATAAAATGCTATCTTACATCAAAGAGACGCAGGCAGCTATTCTCGACGATACTAAAAGTGAACTGCAAAATGCTGAAGACGAACTTTCTTCTATAATAGGCAACGTATTTCCTGGATACAGAGTCACTTTTGACGCAAAACCTTTGGAAAACATTGAGGATACAATAAATTTCTTTGATCCTAAATCCGATCTTATGATGGGTCCTCAAGATGGACATCGTAGTACAATTGCACGTCAAGGAAGTGGTGCTAGACGTACATTATTATGGGCCGCATTACGCTTTATAAATGAAACTAAATTAAGTAAAAAGAAAAAAACTGAAAGACCTAATATTCTACTGCTGGATGAGCCTGAGCTATGCTTACATCCTAATGCAGTACGTGAAGCTTGCAAAAGCCTTTATGATCTACCAGAAAACAGAAATTGGCAAGTGATGGTTACTACTCACTCACCAGCCTTTATAGATTTATCTAGAGATAATACTACTATTGTCAGAGTATCTAGAAACGAAAGTGGCGGAATTCAAGGTACGACTCTGTTCAGACCCGAAAAAGCTAAATTATCAGCTATTGATAAAGAACAGTTAAAATTATTAAATATATTTGATCCATATGTTGCTGAATTCTTTTTCGGTGGACATACCGTTATAGTTGAAGGCGATACAGAATATACAGCATTTAAGTATATCGTTGATTCAGACCCTTCTAATTTTAAAGATGTTCATATTGTGCGTGCTAGAGGAAAAGCTACAATCGTTTCTTTAGTTAAAATTCTAAATCACTTCAACTCTAAGTACTCAGTTCTTCACGATAGTGACCATCCTTTCACAAGTTCAACTAAAAAATCTGGAGATCTAACAAAGAATCCGGCTTGGACAATCAATAAGAGTATACTAGATGCAGTAAATCAACATTCTGAATCTAGTCATGTAAGACTATTGGCATCTATCCCTAACTTTGAAGAAGCTTATTTCGAACAAGCAATAAAAAAGGAAAAACCATATAACGCATTTTTAACGTTAAAAGATAATCCAGCAGCTTTTAATAAAGTACGAGATGTCCTCACTGCATTAATTCATCATGACGCCATTATTCCAGATGGATGTATTGAATGGTCTGATTTAGACGATCTTAGTAGTGAGCTTCAAAAAAAAGGTCATGTTACATTCCTTTCGCCTATCTAATAAAGTAAGAACCACCATTTCCATATGATAATGGTGGTTCTTACTTATTTTTATTTACATAAAATGTAGTAATATAAAAAAAATATATATAATTCTATGTATCAGTGTATAAAGAATAGCTTTATAAGGATACACTTGAAATAAAAAATTTGGAGGTAACAATGCCCATTCCTGGAGTTATTTATTTAAAACTAAATAGTGGAGATACATATAAAATTGATGACTTCACTGATGTAGATTTATTCCTTGGTGTTATCGATGAATTCTTAATCCATAATAGATCGTCTAAAAACTATACAAATAATTTATTTAGAACAACAGTTGATGATGGTAATATTTTAGTTTTTAATGCACTTGAAATTTGTTCTGTATATGTTAAACGTAAAAATGATCTTTGATGCTAAGTTTCTGTATTAATTGAAGATTATACCTCTATTTCCCAATTACTGAATAGGCTTATTATGTGACTCCTCTAACCTCGGTAAACCACCACTAGCGCTTAATTTTTTCATATCTCTAAAAAGGGGGATAGATCCCGACAATAATCGGAATCTATCCCCCTTTAATTCTTCGTTGTAAAAAAGTAGTCATTTTAGAAATAACCATATCAAATTTCTTTCATTCGCTTAGTAAAAGTGATCCATGATAGTGTTACAAACATACTGAAGTACAATAATATTATTATAAACGCCCAACTAAGACTTGGAATTGTACTTGATTCTCCAAAATAAATTTTATCCATATATAGGTTAGCAAATAAATTCATTTTAGCCAATGGTAGACCACTTGTAAACTTTTCGATCAAAGTTCCTGTCAAAAGAAGAACTGTTGTCACACTGATAGCAAAGCCACTATTCTTTAAAACGATTGAGAACATAAATGAAATTGTTGTCATAACAATTAAACTAATTAAATTGATACCATAATGTACCATAGTCACAAAAATCATACTTTGTTCTTGAACTTTCATATCTTTAATATACAAAAATCTTGGTACATCACTTGTAAATCCAAATATCATGCCACCTACAATATACGAAATTAAAAACATGAACATATACATAATTAATGCAAATAACAAAACAGTCAGATACTTTGCTAAAAATATATGTTTTTTAGAAATAGGACTTGTTAATAAGTTTTTTATAGTTCCATATTTAAATTCTTTATTAACAATGTTAGCAGCAATAATTATCGAGAATATAGTTACAATTGAGAGCTTACCGCTAATATCTTTTACAAACGACCAGAGATCGCTATTATATCCAGGAGCTATATCATTTTTAATTCTATAATTATTTAATTTAACCTCCTTGTCGTAGGTTTCCTTAGTAATCACATTTTGGTTTAGTTGTTCTTTTAGATTTTGGTTATATTCTGTTAAATCTTGTTTCCAATTTAAATTTTTTTCTTCAAAAGTACTTCCATAGTTTAAAATCATCCCAAGAAATATAACAAATATGACTATTAATCCGAAAAATGCATACGTAATTTTATCTGAGTACAATTTAATATTCTCATTAATGAATATGTTCAACTTGTTTTTCTCCCTTTTTTTCTTGTGTTATATCGAAGTACATTTTTTCTAAACTGTGTTCTAATATTTTCATATCATAAATAGTCATTTTATTACTAAAGATAATTTGCATTATTGTAGATATATCTTTTTCGATAATTTTACTAATAATTATTTCTTTTTCGCTAATCACGTTAACACTAAACATTTCTAGAATTTCTTTAGCTTGGAATGCATCAGTAACATTCATTTTCAACTCGATTTCTGCATTATCCTCATTTTTTGAGATAAATTCTGTTTCTATTAACATTCCTTCGTGTATTGCATAAATCCGATCACAAATTTGCTCCAATTCAGATAAAGAATGGCTCGCTATTAATATAGTACTTTTTTTGTTATTAGCTAGATGTAACAATTCATTTCTTATTTCACTTACTCCTTGAGGATCTAATCCATTAGTAGGTTCATCAAGAATAAACAAAGAAGGTTCTTTAATCATTACTTGCAACAAACCTAGTTTTTGTTTCATTCCTAGTGAATAATTTTTTGCTTTTTTATCTATAGAGTCACTTAACGAAAATTTTTCAATTAAATTCATCAGATAATCAGTATCTTTTTTGTTATAACTCCTTAACTGCTGCTTTAAGTTTTTCCATCCAGTTAATTGAGGATAAAATGCAGGTGATTCAATCATTACACCGATTTTTGACAAATTATCCTTTAGGTACTTCTTATTATTCTTTTCAAATATTTTTATTTCTCCCTTATCTGGTTGTGATAAACCTACTAAAGCCTTCATTAAAGTAGTTTTTCCCGCACCATTCGAACCAATTAATCCTACAATTTCTCCCTCAAAAACCTTAAAGTTAATATTCTTTAAAATTTCTTTTCCTTTTCTATATTTGCTTAAATTTTCAACTTCAAGAATAGTATTTCTCATTGTATATCCCTCCAAAATTAGGGCTAATTCAAAAACTTTTTTATATCCTCGTCTGTTTTTAAAAGCATAAATAAAACTTTTTTCAACTTCTCTTCTTTATCATATCCTTTTCCATATATATTTCCATCAGCTGACTTGTATGCTACAGAAAATCCCTTTTTCATACTCATTCTCTTATATTGGCTTTCAGTGAATTCAGGTATCGAGCCCTTAGAATTTATCAACAGTTTCTTAAAAAATACATATGTAGGGTTACCATATCCTAAAATTATTACTGATATTTTCGATTGTTTCTTAATTTCTCTATTTAAAAAAATCACATTATTCTCTTTGTTCAAAATATCTTTATCAATTATTAATTTATCTACTTTTTTATCGAGCATTTTTACAAGTTCAGTTGAACTATATACATTCTTTACACCTGAAACATTTTTAATATTTGCATTTTCTTTAGTTGTCCAACGTATATAGTTAATAGTTTCATTAGACATATTTGTGCTATTACTTAGATAATCTTTACCATTCAAAAAAAGTATCCCTAGTGAGCCTATAATCAAAAATCCTATAAAAAAAATATGATTTTTTTTTTCACTATCTCTGTTCCTTTCTTATTTAAAAAATAGATAGAAGACACTCAAGGTCCTCTATCTACTTTGTCTTTATTATTTTGTGTAACCTACACCTGCACCAGGCATTGTTACAAATTTATCTCCGTCGAGAGCATATGCAGTACCTGTTAAAGTAGCATAAACAAACTGACCTTTAGATCCTTTAGCATTAATAGTATCGCCTTCAGATCCGAATCCAGTTCCTGAAACAGCAGTAGCATCATGAATCGCACCTGTAAAAGTGACTAAACCAGTGAAATGGTATGGCCAAGAAGTTGCTGGCTTAACATTCCAAGCAAGTAATTTTGCTGAAGAAAGATAATCTAGCTTAGAAACTCCACCAGGTCCGGTTACAGATGTTGCACCTGCTTGAGATGGTACTAAACTCACTAGTGTAGCACCAAGAGCTAATGACATAAGTAATTTTTTCATTTTTTTCACCTCCTTTTGTAATACCATTATTATAATTAAATTTTAAAATACCTTTTGAAGCCTTCAAATGTATATAAAGCAATAAAATATATAAATTTTAAATATTTTGAAAAATAAGAAAGTTTTAGTTTAAATTTGTTCTTCTAAATTGAATTAACCATGCCTACAATTTTTAAATTATAGAACGTTATAACAGCTTAAAAATGTATATTTAGAAAGTTTAAAGTATAGATTATCGACTAATCATTTGTCAGATAAGATAATCTATCAATTTAAAATTTATTCTACTGAATAAAAAAAGAGAAAGATTTCAGAAAAAAGTCTGATAATCTTTCTCTTTTTTGTTCATCTTTCTAAATCAAAATCATTATTTCTTCTTAATTCTTTGACATTTTCTTTTATTGATTCTGATTTGTCAGTTATTCCATCCAAGTTTCGATTAATCGTTACCTCTTCGAAGATCTCTTTCAATGGTTTTCCAGTTCCATTTACTGACTCAATGGTTGCTTCAAGTAACTTTTTCGGATCCGCTTTCTCTAAATCAAGGTAGTATCCAAGTTTAGCTGCAGTTCTCTGAATGAATATTTTTTGCGTACGTCCGTTTCCTTCTCGGAACGGGTGAATCATATTCAACTCACCATAGTAATATGCTAGTTTTTCACTTACGTTATTAGATGTAATCGATTTCGCTGTAATTTCTCTGTTTAGCTTCGTGAATAAATCATCTAAAGCAGCTGGTACATAGAGCGCATTAGCAAACATCGTATTTCCTTTTACGATATTAACTGTTCTGTATTCTCCAGCCCACTCATATACATCTTCAAACAACGCTTTATGAATCTTCTTTAATAGAGCTGCGTCTAGTTTTAGATTAGGAGTAGCCAATAATTCGTTGTGTATTTTAACCCATCCACGAGCGGTGTACCGTTTTTCTAGAATATCCAACTTTTTTGGATTGGTTTCTCCGAATTTATTTTTCAACACGCCATTTTCAGAATAAGGATCTATACTCAATTGTTCCCCTCCTCTTACGAATCCAACTCTTTTAATTTTTTATCATAGTAAGCATCAATTTCTTCAGTTGGATCAATACCTAGAGCCAACATCTCTTTAATTTTTTCTGCTAGATCTTCTTCAATAGGTAGACCTTCAGCAGCAGAAGAAGCTAAAAAGCTTGGGAATAGTCTGAGCATTTCATCAGCATTTTGGAGTTTTTTCATGTACATCTCCCCCTCTTTTATAGTTTAATTATATCATAAATAAAACAAACAAGCGAGTTATCTTGGTCAATCAGATATTATTTTTGTCACGATTAATCCCTTTTTATTGAACCTCACACTCACTTCATACACTTTCTCTTTAGCTGTGGTGAACTCAAATAAAGCTTCGGTCACATCCTCACCCTCATTGACTTTCTTTATTCTATACTCCTTTACAAAACCATAAGGTTTCACCTTTTTTGTAATGAGAAGATCCATCTCTTCTGGACTTTCTCCATTTGGACCTTCAATGGTTTCGGGTGCTCCCTTGATCCCAAAAGCTTCAGGCGAATAGTAGCTAAACAAAGAATAGCCATCTACAACCGACTTACCAAACTCTTTTGCTCTACTCTCTACACTCACTTCCGGTGGTTCTTGTAAAATTGTCGTAAGAGGTTGCTGGTCTTTTTTAACCGAAGTCTCAACCAGTGACTTTTCATGTCGTGATTCACCTATTTTTACTGCAACCGTGATAATCAAAGTTGTCGTAATGATGAACGTACCAATCAGAATGAGAATAAATCGTTTGTAGCCCATTAAAACAGCCCCTTTACCACAAGCTCGGGATTGATTGCATTTTTCTTATCGACAGTCCAAGCTGGAGAATGTACCTCAAAGTGTAGGTGTGGGAATGTGGACCACGGAGCACCTGGAGTGTTCCCCACCATCCCAATTTTTTGGCCCTGTTTGACGTTCATGCCTGTTTTGACCAATGGTGTATAGGCAAGGTGTGCATACACTGATTCAGAGTCTTTCCCTTTTACTTTATGTTTGATATAGACCACGTATCCATAAGAAGAGGAGTATTCCGCTCTAGTAACTTTACCTGCAGCAATCGAGTAGATTCCGATTTTCCCTTCGTCTGCCCAAGAATGCACGTTCAAGTCAACTCCTGCATGCCACGCTGGAGATCTAAACTGGTGCCATGTTCCTTTGGTGTACGTATCCTTTGGCATCGGTGAGATGAAATCGCCTTCTCCCGCAATAAAATCGCCACCCATCGAATCACATGATGCCTTACCTGGGTTGTTGTAATACTTCAACACCATCATGGCATGTTGCGGAGTACCATGTACGCCATCATCACAACCTAACTGAGAGGGATGCGAGGAACACCAGTACTTAGAGAATTCTTGAGCTTTTTCAAGCGTATAGGCATTTCCATGTGACTTGATCCAAGGTAAAAATGCACCACCAAAGTTATAGGTTTGAACAGCAATCATCATGTCGCCACCAGCTTTTTGTATCGACGCTTTCCACTCTTGAACACCTGCTTGAATCGAATATTCAGCATCCTGGATCCCGTTAGGTCCTTTAGGATATCTCGTGTTATATGGCCCTTCTGATGCCTTCATTGGATCCGTACCCATACCTGAGCTCTCTTGCTGCATCATAGCCATCAGCCATCCTACATACTGTTCTACCCCGTACTTCTTGGCATACTTCTCAATGAGCGATTTATAGCCTTTCACGTTATCTGTCACATCTTTAGCATTGCCATTAGGGGCAACATCTCCAATGCAAAGACCAATCCCACCTGATATAGATTGAAGGTCCGGGTACATCTCTATTAACATCCCACTATCCAGAATACGTTCGACGTCTCGTTTCATCACTTTCGTGAATTTCGCAAGTTCCATCGCTTCATCGATTCCATGTGTAGACATTGAAATTCTATAAGTTGATCTTGCACCAATTTCTCTAAGCGATTCTGCTATATTTTTAGTACTACCCCCACTATCCTTTATAAAAGATAGTATTTGATCCTTCCCTTTGTAGCTGTCCTTCGATATTACTTTTTCTACAGTACCTTCACCTTTAGTGCACTCGCCTTTTTTATTTTTCTTTTCACACTTAACATTCTCCACCTCCAGCTTTTCTACACTCAATTCTATGAAATAAAGCGCTGCTTCTTCTGGATTACCTTTCTCTAAATCGTTGTCATACCGCACCATATCGAATGCAATGAGTTCTTGCCAATCGATTCCAAACTCACTCGCCACATTGGCGTATTCTTTTACCTTGTCTTCTTCTCCTCCAGGCATGAAGCCCGTAAAGACAAGAAAAGGCACAGTAAGAATAATCGCTAAGATTATACCTACTGCGCCCGCTAGCTCCTTCCAATGTTTCATTGCAAAAGAAGCCAGTTTGATTTTTAGCATCATGAAAGTCCTCTCCTCAGCTAATTCGTTTTAAGCTGCAGGATCAGAAGTGCATTTTTACTGGTCAGTATCCGAATCACTTTCCACATAGAATGTCCATTCATTCAACTGGAAGAATTCTTTCTCTCGATCAGTAAAGTGAGTGGAAAAGTATATCCATGCAAATAACTCAATTAGCTCTGCTTGCTTCAAGCCAAAATGTTTTGCATACACTTTCATTTCATCAAAGACGCCTTCATTAAAATCATGCCCCATTCGTTCTTTACGTACTCCAGTTGTAGGCGGTGCAATAATTTTATGATTTCTTTCCTTGATTTCTTTAACCACTCCAAGACCTTTATCAAAAATTTCATTCCATCCCATTTCCTGCTCTTTTAACTTACTTAAGCCTCTCAGGTAGTGGATGGGTAGGATCACTTCATTGCGTACCGCAAATGTTTTAAATGGCATATAGCATCCCTGTTCTTTCTAAATATTTTCTTCGTGTACAGGTTATGAAGAAGAAGATTTCCTTACTTCATAATGTCACAAAGTGATATAAAGATGCAATACGAACCAATAATTGGTATTTGGAAATGCGTCTTTATTCGGCTCTAGAAGTCAGAACATACTTATTCCATTCGCTATCATTTGGGATAGAGCCTTTAATCGCCTGTTTCCCATTTGTTCTATAGACTCCATCTTTCCAGGCACGCCACGTGAACCCTACTGGTTTTTGATTATTGCCTTTCATCACTTCTAATTCTAATCCTGCATCTCGGGCTATTCTATTCCAAATTTTATACATCCTCACATGTGTATATGTGTGTATGACTAAGGGCGAATCCTTTAACTCTTCTGTTCTTACAAACGACTTGAGTCGTTTGAAATCGTCACTAAGAGTCAGATGCCAAATTCTTGTTATTTCATCAGATGATAATCCGCTTAAGATCATATTTTTCATTTCT
Protein-coding regions in this window:
- a CDS encoding AbiJ-NTD4 domain-containing protein — encoded protein: MTIDLYETELFSERLNPTFHDVYIYDDISEKAKVQIYHSVQKFVPYRLFDTRAMFQGILNEIIFKYGVIDDSNIINMPFRELFKEARLSEPESKVFFLLIKASKSEYLVTLDLIELISRYISRFFSKRESDNINNAFNKVFRNNGIGYELINGVLISKDNELMHAEIVKPSLQYLSQVEYEGANEELLQAFSDFKESQFKNAIINANKAFESTLKIIIGKNKWQPIKFIPISKRKPDVEPRKVDLQKAVASDLIETLTRNIAVESYQKNALIGLSNSLQSLASLRNTVGHGQGSVISEVDIRRCEFAIHTAATNILFLIRTYG
- a CDS encoding ParA family protein is translated as MPGEVIAVISNKGGVLKTSMTTNLAGQLSLIDKKVLIVDMDIQSDVAVTFGQNPDLLEEDVEFSLYDALIKNADPKKALVSVDKNIDLLVTNDDMLSFEFDVLLDARQFPTQKRFSLLKEVIEKVKMDYDYVLIDTPTSFGLIQGNILVACQDMIIPFQPEKYAMRSLQKTLKIVNDFKSQMNPELRVRAIVPTLVNQRTLLHRGIMELLQDYAMNSKIKVTKTFIPTTIEFASSVGFDQRPLSLAAPTSKGAKIYSELLKELKLG
- a CDS encoding recombinase family protein, which translates into the protein MANIGYVRVSTIEQNLELQLDAVEAVGCEKIFEEKRSSVKERPAFEACLNYLRPGDTLVVWKLDRLGRQTKKLLELSEWLEENGVGLKILTLGVDTNTPAGKLYFTIMAGLAEMERELTIERTKAGLAAARSRGRVGGRKPIDQSVIDKANMMFEAGMTVKDICNVLPLKPPTFYKYRQKKAEEV
- a CDS encoding ATP-dependent nuclease; translated protein: MTKKSTKIESSLVSQDPNVPKPRLSKLSIKNFRCIGNDPVEIELDDIVVLVGSNNAGKSTILKAYELAMSQGSNASKLTIKDFPNEKVDSERLPEIEIHTIVYDNSPGDRWIHVDKVSNEKLVKEKWTWHEVGAPVRRGFDVTLNTWSDNVPWGAPNVANSYRPQPHLVEAFEDPEKQSKEITQLLSSIINERVKSVVSKDDNSDYDKMLSYIKETQAAILDDTKSELQNAEDELSSIIGNVFPGYRVTFDAKPLENIEDTINFFDPKSDLMMGPQDGHRSTIARQGSGARRTLLWAALRFINETKLSKKKKTERPNILLLDEPELCLHPNAVREACKSLYDLPENRNWQVMVTTHSPAFIDLSRDNTTIVRVSRNESGGIQGTTLFRPEKAKLSAIDKEQLKLLNIFDPYVAEFFFGGHTVIVEGDTEYTAFKYIVDSDPSNFKDVHIVRARGKATIVSLVKILNHFNSKYSVLHDSDHPFTSSTKKSGDLTKNPAWTINKSILDAVNQHSESSHVRLLASIPNFEEAYFEQAIKKEKPYNAFLTLKDNPAAFNKVRDVLTALIHHDAIIPDGCIEWSDLDDLSSELQKKGHVTFLSPI
- a CDS encoding ABC transporter permease codes for the protein MNIFINENIKLYSDKITYAFFGLIVIFVIFLGMILNYGSTFEEKNLNWKQDLTEYNQNLKEQLNQNVITKETYDKEVKLNNYRIKNDIAPGYNSDLWSFVKDISGKLSIVTIFSIIIAANIVNKEFKYGTIKNLLTSPISKKHIFLAKYLTVLLFALIMYMFMFLISYIVGGMIFGFTSDVPRFLYIKDMKVQEQSMIFVTMVHYGINLISLIVMTTISFMFSIVLKNSGFAISVTTVLLLTGTLIEKFTSGLPLAKMNLFANLYMDKIYFGESSTIPSLSWAFIIILLYFSMFVTLSWITFTKRMKEI
- a CDS encoding ABC transporter ATP-binding protein produces the protein MRNTILEVENLSKYRKGKEILKNINFKVFEGEIVGLIGSNGAGKTTLMKALVGLSQPDKGEIKIFEKNNKKYLKDNLSKIGVMIESPAFYPQLTGWKNLKQQLRSYNKKDTDYLMNLIEKFSLSDSIDKKAKNYSLGMKQKLGLLQVMIKEPSLFILDEPTNGLDPQGVSEIRNELLHLANNKKSTILIASHSLSELEQICDRIYAIHEGMLIETEFISKNEDNAEIELKMNVTDAFQAKEILEMFSVNVISEKEIIISKIIEKDISTIMQIIFSNKMTIYDMKILEHSLEKMYFDITQEKKGEKQVEHIH
- a CDS encoding Fic/DOC family protein encodes the protein MSIDPYSENGVLKNKFGETNPKKLDILEKRYTARGWVKIHNELLATPNLKLDAALLKKIHKALFEDVYEWAGEYRTVNIVKGNTMFANALYVPAALDDLFTKLNREITAKSITSNNVSEKLAYYYGELNMIHPFREGNGRTQKIFIQRTAAKLGYYLDLEKADPKKLLEATIESVNGTGKPLKEIFEEVTINRNLDGITDKSESIKENVKELRRNNDFDLER
- a CDS encoding lysozyme family protein; translated protein: MMLKIKLASFAMKHWKELAGAVGIILAIILTVPFLVFTGFMPGGEEDKVKEYANVASEFGIDWQELIAFDMVRYDNDLEKGNPEEAALYFIELSVEKLEVENVKCEKKNKKGECTKGEGTVEKVISKDSYKGKDQILSFIKDSGGSTKNIAESLREIGARSTYRISMSTHGIDEAMELAKFTKVMKRDVERILDSGMLIEMYPDLQSISGGIGLCIGDVAPNGNAKDVTDNVKGYKSLIEKYAKKYGVEQYVGWLMAMMQQESSGMGTDPMKASEGPYNTRYPKGPNGIQDAEYSIQAGVQEWKASIQKAGGDMMIAVQTYNFGGAFLPWIKSHGNAYTLEKAQEFSKYWCSSHPSQLGCDDGVHGTPQHAMMVLKYYNNPGKASCDSMGGDFIAGEGDFISPMPKDTYTKGTWHQFRSPAWHAGVDLNVHSWADEGKIGIYSIAAGKVTRAEYSSSYGYVVYIKHKVKGKDSESVYAHLAYTPLVKTGMNVKQGQKIGMVGNTPGAPWSTFPHLHFEVHSPAWTVDKKNAINPELVVKGLF